One genomic region from Rhinoraja longicauda isolate Sanriku21f chromosome 34, sRhiLon1.1, whole genome shotgun sequence encodes:
- the LOC144609610 gene encoding putative G-protein coupled receptor 139, whose translation MVLPTIRLARNIFYPALAIFGVPANLLTVVVLLRGKCGLSKCISLYMVVMATADLLVMIFCVIGYHIVMYQFPASFLSYTSACKIVLYFMSTSLHIAVWYTVLFTADRFVAICCHKFKAVYCTVRTAVAGITTVSLLLHLQSVPYIFEYKHVRTVKGVYWGCQPTVWFITSPLGAAFSFLQSILSVIIPFSLISLFNCLTVRRIIMASKVRKRLRAQGSLLQKDPEMEGRKKSIILLFSVSGSFILLWVTVAVSFLTTRLAGTAHYTGDYSEPGYIATEAGYMLMYLSSCTNTCVYAATQTKFRLELVTVLKYPWTFLLTFVKKKNTVVLNVESR comes from the exons ATGGTTCTACCAACAATCCGACTTGCAAGGAACATTTTCTACCCGGCTCTCGCAATTTTTGGAGTTCCGG CGAACCTGCTCACAGTGGTCGTCCTACTTCGAGGGAAATGCGGGCTTTCCAAATGTATCTCCCTCTATATGGTCGTAATGGCAACGGCTGATCTCCTGGTGATGATCTTCTGTGTAATTGGGTATCATATCGTGATGTACCAATTCCCTGCGTCCTTCCTGTCCTACACATCCGCCTGTAAGATCGTTCTATATTTCATGTCAACCAGTTTGCATATCGCCGTCTGGTACACAGTCTTATTCACGGCCGACCGATTTGTCGCGATATGTTGTCACAAGTTTAAGGCGGTGTATTGTACAGTGAGGACCGCTGTTGCTGGCATTACAACCGTGTCGTTGCTTCTGCATTTACAGAGCGTCCCCTATATATTTGAATATAAACATGTTCGTACAGTTAAAGGTGTTTACTGGGGCTGCCAACCCACCGTATGGTTCATTACATCACCCCTGGGTGCCGCCTTCTCATTTCTGCAGAGCATTTTAAGCGTAATTATACCTTTTTCTCTGATATCTTTGTTTAACTGTTTGACGGTCAGGCGTATTATAATGGCCAGTAAAGTGCGTAAGAGACTGCGGGCGCAGGGCAGTCTGTTGCAGAAGGATCCGGAAATGGAAGGCCGGAAGAAGTCCATCATATTACTCTTCAGTGTTTCGGGCAGTTTTATCCTCTTGTGGGTGACGGTGGCCGTGAGCTTTTTGACCACTAGACTGGCAGGAACCGCGCATTATACCGGCGATTACTCCGAGCCTGGCTACATCGCCACTGAAGCCGGGTACATGCTAATGTATCTGAGCTCCTGCACTAATACGTGCGTTTATGCAGCTACTCAGACTAAATTCAGATTGGAGCTGGTAACAGTGTTAAAATATCCATGGACATTCCTATTAACATTTGTTAAGAAAAAGAACACTGTCGTCTTAAATGTCGAAAGCCGATGA